The Arachis hypogaea cultivar Tifrunner chromosome 19, arahy.Tifrunner.gnm2.J5K5, whole genome shotgun sequence genome has a window encoding:
- the LOC112777466 gene encoding uncharacterized protein codes for MRREALVNNVPDDVPRDQWACFVNYRLKPSTVELCMKNKENRSKQTIPHTCGSKSNSRRRHEMYLKTGKKPSRGMMYIETHKRKDGSFVNNEALTIVEQIELNMTQSNTQFEVSPNDAVGKVLGPEHSGRVRCMGMGAAPTNTFRNVRSRLNGMTISTNSAGSSSPTTAAILQEKINNLESDLHNSQQEVISLESKLQQSFDNVKAYLMMKEGGIPEALVGFFSAREANDAESEPTTPFDARRSVGDSNGHLRTNI; via the exons ATGAGAAGAGAAGCATTGGTGAACAACGTGCCTGATGATGTTCCAAGAGATCAATGGGCTTGCTTTGTCAATTATCGACTAAAACCGTCTACAGTT gagCTTTGCATGAAAAATAAGGAAAATCGAAGCAAGCAAACCATTCCTCACACTTGTGGATCTAAATCCAACTCTCGGAGGCGACATGAGatg TACTTGAAAACGGGAAAGAAGCCTAGTAGAGGAATGATGTACATTGAAACACATAAGAGAAAGGATGGGTCTTTTGTAAATAACGAGGCATTAACTATAGTG GAACAAATTGAGCTAAATATGACACAGTCAAATACACAATTTGAGGTGTCCCCTAATGATGCTGTTGGTAAAGTTTTGGGGCCTGAACATTCTGGAAGAGTTCGTTGCATGGGCATGGGAGCAGCGCCTACAAATACCTTTAGGAATGTGAGAAGTCGGCTTAATGGGATGACCATCTCCACTAATTCAGCTGGATCTTCTTCGCCTACTACTGCTGCAATTTTACAGGAAAAGATCAATAATTTGGAGTCCGACTTACATAATTCACAGCAAGAGGTCATTAGTCTAGAGTCTAAGTTGCAGCAATCATTTGATAATGTGAAAGCATATCTAATGATGAAGGAAGGAGGAATTCCCGAAGCACTTGTTGGCTTCTTTTCTGCCCGCGAG GCTAATGATGCTGAAAGCGAGCCTACTACTCCCTTTGATGCTAGGAGATCAGTTGGTGATAGCAACGGACATCTGAGGACAAATATTTGA